AGCCTGCCCATACCTTATCTAGGGTCAAAGCAATTACTGCTTTGCCTTCCAGCATCTTTTTTTCTATATATTCAACTGATCTACGGGCAATACCAGTCCCTCTTTTGGCAGCGGATGTTGCCATTTCTTCTATAATGTTGGAAGCATAAACTTGATCTGCTTCCGTAGCAACTCTAATATGAAATTTGGATTTTTCCATTGAATGAAAAATTGAATTGCCTCACCTCTATTTTTTCAAAATGGTAAATAGGATTCAGCGTTACTAAATGAAATTGAATAATTATAAAATATGAGTTTTTGGATTCCCGCATAGGGTATCCTAGAATAGAAAAGGGCTATGCCCTAAAGAAAAACCTGCGAACCTGGCGGTTACGCAATACATTCACAGCATCAAAAGCAATTGTTGCTAATGAAGTAAAATTTTGCGCTATGGTGTTATTCTTTTTCAAATTGAACGACAAAGGTTTGTAATAATTTCTGATAATACAATGGAAAATCCTATAAATTTTTTAAATCACAGCTTTTTACTAAGAATGTCATAAATAGAAATACGTCTTTTTTATTAAGTACTCTGAGTGCGTAATAAAACTTTCAAAAAATATAATATAGCTCAAAATTTAGGCAATAGTTGGAAAAGAATTTAATCGACCACTTCCGAGGAACTCGGAAAAGTGGGAGGGAGGAAAGTTTAGCGAGCCAGCGTTGGAATTGAGGCTAGAAGCATTAAACTATCTTGATTTTTTGTTTCTTTTTGATTAAGCAAAAAGAAAGGTAGAGAAATGAAAGTAATGAAGCAGGCCTACAGATAAATTTTTATTGATAAATTCAATTACATCCTATCTTTTATATCTGCCAACACTTAGCTATTTTTGCCCTAATGGAAGCAATTAGAGAAACCAATTTTCAGCTGCCTAATCAGCAAAATTTTTATAGAGGGAAAGTAAGGGATGTTTATACAACTCCTGATCAATTAGTAATGGTGGCTACAGATCGCCTTTCTGCTTTTGATGTGGTGATGCCTCGGGCTATCCCTTTTAAAGGACAGGTACTAAATCAAATTGCCGCAAAAGCGCTAAAAGATACAGAAGACATCGTTCCGAATTGGCTTTTGTCAAATCCTGATCCAAATGTGAGTGTGGGATTTAATTGTGAAACCTATCCAGTGGAAATGGTGATCAGAGGTTATTTGGCCGGCCATGCCTGGCGGGAATATAGAGATGGGAAACGCAGTGTTTGCGGAGTTTCATTACCAGAAGGTTTGAAGGAAAATGATAAATTGCCTCAGCCTATCATTACGCCTACTACCAAAGCCCACGAAGGACATGACGAAGACATTTCTCGAGAAGAAATCTTAAAGCAGGGATTAGTGTCCCAAGAAGAATACGAAAAACTAGAATCTTACACTCAGAAATTATTTAAAAGAGGATCTGAAATTGCGGCAAAAAACGGACTGATTTTGGTGGATACAAAATACGAATTCGGTAAAGTGGGCGATAAAATCTTTTTGATAGATGAAATCCATACGCCAGATTCTTCCCGCTTCTTTTATTCTGATGTTTACTTAGAAAATCAAGCTAAGGGATTGAAGCAAAAGCAATTGTCAAAAGAGTTTGTAAGGGAGTGGCTGATTGAAAATGGTTTTCAAGGTAAAGAGGGCCAACAGATTCCTGAAATGACAGATGAAAAGATAAAGGAAATATCTAATCGATACATTGAGTTATTCGAAAAAGTTACGGGTGAGAAATTCCAACCCCGTGACTACAATAACGTATTAGAAACGATTGAACAAAATATCCTAGAAAAGATTAAATAAGAAGTTACCTTTATGTAAGTTCATTACCTAAAAGTTTTAAATAAGATAAACATGAAATATTCAATTGATAAAGAAGAGAAGTATTCATTAATCAAAATTAAGGAAGAAAAATTTGATTCTTCAGTGGCATCAGGTTTCAAATCTGATTTGGTTACCATGCAGGCAGAAGGAGTACAGAATATGGTGATTGACATGTCAGAAGTGAAATATGTAGATTCATCAGGATTGAGTGCTTTATTGGTAGGAAACAGGGTGATTGGAGAAAATGGTGGAGCTTTCATCATTGCAGCTCCCACTGAGCACACAGAGAAATTGATTAAAATCTCTCAATTAGATAAAGTATTTGATATTTTACCAACCGTTCACGAGGCAGTGGAATCTGTTTTCATGCACGAATTGGAAAAAGGGTTAGGTGAAGAAGACGATAGCGAGTAAAATTCCTTGTCTTTTGAAGTTCACATATTAGGCTCCAATTCGGCAGCCCCAGCTCATGGAAGGCATCATACTTCGCAGGTCTTGCGGATTCAAGACATGCAAATCATGATTGATTGCGGAGAGTCTGCACAAATTCAAATGAAAAAATATGGCTTAAGAAAAAATCGCTTAAGCCATATTTTTATTAGTCATTTGCACGGGGATCATTTCTTAGGTCTTATGGGACTGCTATCCACCATGCATTTGAATGGAAGAAAAACTGATTTATATCTGTATGGGCCTCTTGGCTTATCTGAAATTATTCAGCTTCATTTAAAGTATGCGAATACGCATTTAAGTTACCTTATTCATTTCCAGGAACTAAGGGGAGATCAATCAGAATTGATCTTAGATCACCCCAAATTAACAGTTCGAACCATTCCACTCAATCACAGAATTCCATGCACTGGGTTTTTAATTAAAGAACAACCTAAACCAAAAAGGCTGAAGAAAGAAAAAGTAGGAGAATTGAGCGTGCGTGATATTAACATCCTAAAGAAGGGAAAGGATGTAGTGAATGAAGCCGGGGAAGTGAAATTTAAAAATTCGGATTACACCTTACCAGCAAAGCGATCGAGGAGTTATGCTTATTGCTCTGATACTAAATACAATGAAGACATCATTCCTTTAGTGAAGGAAGTGGATTTACTTTATCATGAAGGAACATTTCTACATGAGAACTTGGAAAGGGCTGAAGCGACCTATCATACAACTGCGAAGCAAGCAGGTATTTTTGCTCAAAAATCAAAAGTGGGTCAATTGTTGATTGGTCATTTTTCAAATCGCTATAAAGAGTTAGATCCCTTACTGGAAGAAGCTCAAAAGGAATTTGCTAATACTGCCTTGGCACAAGAAGGCCAAGTTTTTACTATAGAAGAATAAAATGGATGCGGTAAAGTCAAACGGGTCGCTCAATAGAAAAAAAAGAAATCTCTTTATTGTATTAAGCGGGATATTCCTAACCAATGCTCTGTTAGCTGAGATTCTAGGGGTGAAGATTTTTTCGGCTGAAGCCACTTTGGGTTTTCCACCCGCTCAGATCAAACTGTTTGGAGACTTTGTATTAGATTTTAATCTTACTGCAGGCGTAATCATTTGGCCTATTGTGTTTGTCACCACTGATATTATTAATGAATATTTCGGGAAAAAGGGCGTTCGCAGAATTAGCTTTTTGACTGCATTGTTTATTCTCTATTCTTTTTTTGTGATTTATGGTGTTACAAAATTAGCTCCCGCTGATTTCTGGTTAAACGTTAATTCACCTGATCCACAAGGCAATGAATTCAATATCAATTATGCGTATGGAGTAATTTTTCAGCAGGGTTTAGGGATTATTTTGGGCTCCTTAACTGCTTTCTTGATCGGACAGTTTTTGGATGTGTTGGTTTTTCAGCACCTAAGAAAATTTACCGGAAGTGGAAAAATTTGGCTCAGGGCAACAGGCTCTACTTTAGTCAGCCAGTTAGTAGATAGCTTTGTGGTGCTTTGGATTGCCTTCTTTGTTTTTGGGAATTGGAGCATGGAGCAAGTGCTTTCTGTTGGAGTCATTAATTATATATATAAAGGTGCACTGGCTATTTTACTCACGCCACTTCTTTACATAGCTCATTTCTTTATAGATCGGTATTTAGGAAAGGAAAATTCGGAGAGGATTACTGAAGAGGCTGCTGGGGAGGGGTTTTTCTAGCTCGCCAGAGGCGGTAGTAATTTTCACTAGCCGCAGGCTAGCGGAAGATATAGATTGGGCTATCGCTAGCCTCTGGCTAGTGATGCTTACTTTTGCCTCCGGCAAGGATTAGGAAGCTAAGTCATCCGGTACTGTATTCTTTAGCTTTCTAAGATCGTTAATGGACTATCGAAACATGCGCTACTGTATTTATAATATTGAGGTTCAGTCACAATGCCAGCCCTTACAGGATTTTCATGTATGTAGTTTGTTTTTTGATCCAAGATTTTACTGTCAGAAATTAGTGTTGGTTGATTATTAGTTTTCCAAAGTCTATATTCTCTAAATTGATTACTTAATGTTGCGAAATGCTTAAATAAGTTTAGAAGCCAGTAGCTTCTGCTTTCTTTGGGGTTATTATTAATTTCTCTTATAAATTCTTTTGCAGTAAAGCTTTTAAACCTTCCTATTAACTCGTTTAAATCCTTATCAATTCTTCTGCATACCAAATGTATATGGTTGCTCATGATCACGTAAGAGAATATCTCTAGATTTTCATTTTTCTGACAATAGTAAAGATTTTCTACAATAATTCTTTTGTAATCTTCTCTATCAAATAAATTTATCCAGCCCACCAAAGTTAATGTGATGAAATAGGTATCATTGGAAGTAGTTTTTCTGAATTGACTCATTGAAATAAGGTCTTGGTTTAAAGAATGATGCTAAATTAAACACATGCTAGAAAAAGATAAAAAAAGCTTGTATTTATTTCGGCTATAAACCTCGCCAGAGGCTGGAGTATTATCCACTAGCCGGAGGCTAGCGGAAGCGATTGTATCCAATCGCTAGTCTCTGGCTAGTAATGATTACTGTTACCTTTGATGAGGATTCCACATCTTAGATCAATTCCATTATATTTAAGGAAAAAACATGAAGCCAATCCACATAGTGTTCCTATCACTACTAAGTATCATTTTAATTGCATCTTGTACTTCTAATAAGCAAATATCAGTTGATTTGATACTGATGAATGCTTCCATTGTGGATGTACAAAACGATAAAATCATTGAAAATCAATATGTCACTATCAAAGGGGATTCGATATTTTCCGTGGGATCGATGCTAGAGAAAGCTAATTATAATTTTAAAGAATCTATTGATATAAGTGGACAATATTTAATGCCTGGTTTATGGGATAATCATGTGCATTTTAGGGGAGGAGAGGATTTAATAGATGAAAATAAGGAGCTTTTGAGCTTATTTTCAAAGTTTGGAATTACTACTGTGAGAGATGCTGGTGGAGATATTACACCTTCCGTACTTCAGTGGAGAGCCCAAATTAAGGAGAAAGAGTTGATTGGCCCTTACATTTTTACTTCTGGGCCAAAGTTAGATGGCCCAAAACCAGCTTGGGAAGGTTCTATCATAATTGAAAATCATACAGATATTCAAAATGCCTTAGATTCTTTAGAATCAATTGGAGTAGATTATGTAAAAATTTATGATGGAAGTTTATCAAAGGAAAATTTTTATGCCATTATTGAAGCAACAGAAAAAAGAAGCATGAAAGTAATCGGGCACATGCCGATGTCTGCTGATTTCCAAAAGGCAGTTTCTTTGGGTATGGATGGAAGCGAGCATATGTATTACATCATGAAAGCGTGTTCTCCTAAAGCCGATAGCCTGACCCAATTGGGATTGGGTTATGGTATGATGGAAACCATTACAGATACCTATGATGAGCAAATGGCATATGAGTTATTTGCTGAATTGGCTCAAAAGCAAGTCTATATCACGCCTACCTTATACATCGGGAAAGTCCTTTCTAATTTAGCAGATGAAAATCACAGCACTGATACATTATTAAGTGAAATAGGAGTGGGCATACAAAAAACCTATGAAGGAAGAATAAAGTCTGCAAAAAGAGCTAAATCATCGGGTAGTCAAATGAGAGAAAAAGTCTCATCTTTGGCCAAGAATATGATTAGCCCAATGTTTGATGCTGGAGTCCCTATTTTAGCTGGCTCAGACTGTGGGCCATTTAATTCTTTCGTCTATCCTGGAGAAGCGCTTTGGGGGGAATTGTTTAGCTTGGTAGACGCTGGACTCACCCCGGCTGAGGCTTTGCAAACTTCCCTGATCCATGGACCGGCTTTTATGGATTTGCAAAAGGAATATGGAAGTGTAGAAAAGGGGAAAGTAGCGGATTTACTCATCTTAGATAAAAATCCTTTAGAAGATCTTCAAAATATGAGGAGTTTAGATAGGGTAATCTTAAAAGGAGATTTTACTGATAAAGGGAATTAATTATAACTTTAAAGGAATTGTTTGTTTGTCATTCCTTTTCGGTCAACAATTTTCTAACTTTAAAATCTGTTTTAACTCCGAAATTATTATCAAATGAGCAATACACCTGAATCAGATAAAAAGTTATTTCTTCTAGATGCAATGGCACTTATTTATCGTGCTCACTTTGCCTTTAGTAAAACGCCAAGAATAAATTCCAAGGGGATGAATACTGGTGCGGCTCTAGGATTCACCAATAGCTTACTAGAGATTCTAAAAAAAGAAAAGCCTACGCATATAGGTGTAGCATTTGATACCTCCGCTCCAACATTTAGACATGAGGAATTTCCCGCTTACAAAGCGCAAAGAGAAGAACAGCCAGAAGATATTCGGGTAGCTATTCCCTATGTGAAAAAAATTGTAGAGGCTTTTAATATCCCTGTTTTAATTCTTGATGGCTATGAAGCTGATGACATCATTGGTACCATTGCAAAGCAAGCTGGTGAGGACGGATTCAAAGTGTATATGATGACGCCTGATAAGGATTATGCGCAAATGGTAACTGAAAATGTCTTTCTGTATAAGCCTGCATTTATGGGTAATGGAGTGGATGTTTTGGGAATTGAGGAAGTTAAAAAGAAATTTGATATTGATAGAGTTGAGCAAGTAATTGATATTTTAGGATTACAAGGTGATGCGGTAGATAACATCCCTGGAATCCCAGGAGTTGGGGCTAAAACAGCAGTCAAATTTCTTAAACAGTATGGTTCAGTGGAAGGTCTTTTGGAACACACAGATGAATTAAAAGGGAAAATGAAAGAAAAGGTGGAAGCTAATAAAGAACAAGCTTTGCTTTCTAAAAAATTAGCCACGATCAAAATAGATGTTCCACTAGAATATGAACCTGCAAAATTAGCGCTAGAGGAACCTAATGAAGAGACTTTAAAGGAATTGTTTGAAGAGCTTGAATTTAGGACCTTAATGAAACGGGTTTTGGGAGAGGAACCAGCAACAGCTGCAAAATCTTCCACTAAAGTGGATCCCGCTCAAATGTCTATGTTCACGGATACCCCGGAGGAGGCTGCTCAGAAAGATGAGGAACCAGAAGAAAGAAGGACGATAACTAATACGGTTCATCACTATCATTTGATTGATACCCCCGAGTTAAGAGAAGACTTAATCACCTATCTATCAATACAGGATGAGTTTTGTTTTGACACAGAAACAACAGATTTGGAACCGACTGATGCAGAATTGGTTGGGCTTGCTTTCTCGTACGTAGCTGGAGAAGCGTATTATGTCCCTTTTCCTGCTGATCAAAAAGAAGCTCAAAAAATAGCGGATGAGTTTAAGGAAGTACTTGAAAATGAAGGCATCATTAAAATTGGGCAAAATTTAAAATATGACATTCAAGTAATGCGTAATTACGGGATTAGAGTGAAGGGAAAGATGTTCGACACCATGTTGGCGCATTATCTTTTGGATCCTGAAACTCGTCACAATATGGATGTGATGGCGGAGAATTATTTGAATTACAGTCCTGTTTCCATAACTGAATTGATTGGCAAAAAAGGAGTAAAGCAAGGGAATATGCGAGATGTGCCTATTACCGATGTTGTGGAATATGCTGGCGAAGATGCCGATATAACTTTGCAGTTGAAGCACATATTAGAAAAAGAGATAAAAGAAAATAATCTAGAAAATCTCTTACATGAGGTGGAAGAGCCGCTTTCTTACGTACTCGCGGAGATGGAATATGAAGGGGTGAAAATTGATAAAGAGGCGCTGGCTAAAATGTCAAAAGAGTTGGAAACGGCAGCCTTGGAAGCCCAAGAAAAAATATTTGAATTAGCAGGACAAGAATTTAATATAGCTTCACCAAAGCAATTAGGGGAGATCCTTTTCGATAAAATGAAATTGGTAGACAAACCCAAGAAAACCAAAACAGGTCAATATGCGACTGGAGAAGAAATATTATCAAAATTGGCCAATGAACATGAAATTGCTGATAAGATTTTGGAATTTAGGGAATATCAGAAATTGAAATCTACATATGTGGATGCATTACCGAAATTGATCAGCAAAAAAGATGGCAGGGTACATACAGATTATCGTCAGGCTGTTGCTGCTACTGGTCGATTGAGTTCTAATAACCCAAATCTGCAAAACATCCCGATTCGAACTGAAAAAGGACGGTTAATCAGGAAGGCATTTGTTCCAAGGGATGAAAACTATCAATTGATGGCAGCAGATTATTCGCAAATAGAATTACGAATTATGGCAGCATTTTCTAAAGATGAAGCCATGATGGAAGCCTTTAAAAGTGGAAGAGATATTCATGCCACCACTGCGGCCAAAGTCTTTGGTGTAGATCTGGATGCTGTTGATCCCAGCATGAGAAGAAAGGCAAAGGAAGTAAACTTTGGAATTATTTATGGAATTTCTGCTTTTGGACTGGCACAAAACCTAAATATTTCAAGAACCGAGGCTTCGGATATTATCAAAGCATACTTTAAGGAATTCCCCCTTGTTCATGATTATATGGAGAAAGTTAAAGAAGAGGCCAGGAAAAATGAGTATGTCACTACTATTTTGGGTAGAAAAAGATGGTTAAGAGATATAAATTCCAGGAATCAGACCGTCAGAGGATTTGCTGAAAGAAATGCCATCAATGCGCCAATTCAGGGAAGTGCAGCCGATATGATTAAAATCGCAATGATCAATATTCATAAATGGATGGAAAAGGAGAATCTAAAATCAAAAATGATTATGCAGGTACATGATGAATTGATTTTTGATGCTCATAAAGATGAAGTTGAGAAGTTAAAAGATAAAGTAGTTGACCTCATGAAAAATGCGATGGAGTTGGATGTTCCTATGGAAATAGGGGTTGGAATTGCCGATAATTGGAGTGAAGCACATTAATGAAAAGTTGGAAGAAGGAAGTTAGAAGATGGAGGAGGGGTAATTAGGTTGTCATCGCAAATCAGATTGTAATTTGTTCAGTAAAAAATTCTACAGATTTAAAATCAGATATTTAGAGGCTTTGAAAATAATAGTTGCTTACTTTATTCTAAACTTTTTATCTCCAACTTGAAGAAAATCAGCTGAATATTTAATTCAAAAAAAAGTCTAGGTTCTAAAGTCTAGGATCTAGATTCTAAAAAAAAATGCCAAAAGACAAAATCATATTAGGGCTTGATCCCGGAACTTCGGTTATGGGATATGGGGTAATCCAGATCAGTGGTAACCAAATGACCATGTTGCAATATG
This is a stretch of genomic DNA from Marivirga harenae. It encodes these proteins:
- a CDS encoding phosphoribosylaminoimidazolesuccinocarboxamide synthase, whose product is MEAIRETNFQLPNQQNFYRGKVRDVYTTPDQLVMVATDRLSAFDVVMPRAIPFKGQVLNQIAAKALKDTEDIVPNWLLSNPDPNVSVGFNCETYPVEMVIRGYLAGHAWREYRDGKRSVCGVSLPEGLKENDKLPQPIITPTTKAHEGHDEDISREEILKQGLVSQEEYEKLESYTQKLFKRGSEIAAKNGLILVDTKYEFGKVGDKIFLIDEIHTPDSSRFFYSDVYLENQAKGLKQKQLSKEFVREWLIENGFQGKEGQQIPEMTDEKIKEISNRYIELFEKVTGEKFQPRDYNNVLETIEQNILEKIK
- a CDS encoding amidohydrolase family protein; this encodes MKPIHIVFLSLLSIILIASCTSNKQISVDLILMNASIVDVQNDKIIENQYVTIKGDSIFSVGSMLEKANYNFKESIDISGQYLMPGLWDNHVHFRGGEDLIDENKELLSLFSKFGITTVRDAGGDITPSVLQWRAQIKEKELIGPYIFTSGPKLDGPKPAWEGSIIIENHTDIQNALDSLESIGVDYVKIYDGSLSKENFYAIIEATEKRSMKVIGHMPMSADFQKAVSLGMDGSEHMYYIMKACSPKADSLTQLGLGYGMMETITDTYDEQMAYELFAELAQKQVYITPTLYIGKVLSNLADENHSTDTLLSEIGVGIQKTYEGRIKSAKRAKSSGSQMREKVSSLAKNMISPMFDAGVPILAGSDCGPFNSFVYPGEALWGELFSLVDAGLTPAEALQTSLIHGPAFMDLQKEYGSVEKGKVADLLILDKNPLEDLQNMRSLDRVILKGDFTDKGN
- the polA gene encoding DNA polymerase I, which produces MSNTPESDKKLFLLDAMALIYRAHFAFSKTPRINSKGMNTGAALGFTNSLLEILKKEKPTHIGVAFDTSAPTFRHEEFPAYKAQREEQPEDIRVAIPYVKKIVEAFNIPVLILDGYEADDIIGTIAKQAGEDGFKVYMMTPDKDYAQMVTENVFLYKPAFMGNGVDVLGIEEVKKKFDIDRVEQVIDILGLQGDAVDNIPGIPGVGAKTAVKFLKQYGSVEGLLEHTDELKGKMKEKVEANKEQALLSKKLATIKIDVPLEYEPAKLALEEPNEETLKELFEELEFRTLMKRVLGEEPATAAKSSTKVDPAQMSMFTDTPEEAAQKDEEPEERRTITNTVHHYHLIDTPELREDLITYLSIQDEFCFDTETTDLEPTDAELVGLAFSYVAGEAYYVPFPADQKEAQKIADEFKEVLENEGIIKIGQNLKYDIQVMRNYGIRVKGKMFDTMLAHYLLDPETRHNMDVMAENYLNYSPVSITELIGKKGVKQGNMRDVPITDVVEYAGEDADITLQLKHILEKEIKENNLENLLHEVEEPLSYVLAEMEYEGVKIDKEALAKMSKELETAALEAQEKIFELAGQEFNIASPKQLGEILFDKMKLVDKPKKTKTGQYATGEEILSKLANEHEIADKILEFREYQKLKSTYVDALPKLISKKDGRVHTDYRQAVAATGRLSSNNPNLQNIPIRTEKGRLIRKAFVPRDENYQLMAADYSQIELRIMAAFSKDEAMMEAFKSGRDIHATTAAKVFGVDLDAVDPSMRRKAKEVNFGIIYGISAFGLAQNLNISRTEASDIIKAYFKEFPLVHDYMEKVKEEARKNEYVTTILGRKRWLRDINSRNQTVRGFAERNAINAPIQGSAADMIKIAMINIHKWMEKENLKSKMIMQVHDELIFDAHKDEVEKLKDKVVDLMKNAMELDVPMEIGVGIADNWSEAH
- a CDS encoding queuosine precursor transporter, encoding MDAVKSNGSLNRKKRNLFIVLSGIFLTNALLAEILGVKIFSAEATLGFPPAQIKLFGDFVLDFNLTAGVIIWPIVFVTTDIINEYFGKKGVRRISFLTALFILYSFFVIYGVTKLAPADFWLNVNSPDPQGNEFNINYAYGVIFQQGLGIILGSLTAFLIGQFLDVLVFQHLRKFTGSGKIWLRATGSTLVSQLVDSFVVLWIAFFVFGNWSMEQVLSVGVINYIYKGALAILLTPLLYIAHFFIDRYLGKENSERITEEAAGEGFF
- a CDS encoding REP-associated tyrosine transposase; amino-acid sequence: MSQFRKTTSNDTYFITLTLVGWINLFDREDYKRIIVENLYYCQKNENLEIFSYVIMSNHIHLVCRRIDKDLNELIGRFKSFTAKEFIREINNNPKESRSYWLLNLFKHFATLSNQFREYRLWKTNNQPTLISDSKILDQKTNYIHENPVRAGIVTEPQYYKYSSACFDSPLTILES
- a CDS encoding STAS domain-containing protein, encoding MKYSIDKEEKYSLIKIKEEKFDSSVASGFKSDLVTMQAEGVQNMVIDMSEVKYVDSSGLSALLVGNRVIGENGGAFIIAAPTEHTEKLIKISQLDKVFDILPTVHEAVESVFMHELEKGLGEEDDSE
- a CDS encoding ribonuclease Z, with amino-acid sequence MSFEVHILGSNSAAPAHGRHHTSQVLRIQDMQIMIDCGESAQIQMKKYGLRKNRLSHIFISHLHGDHFLGLMGLLSTMHLNGRKTDLYLYGPLGLSEIIQLHLKYANTHLSYLIHFQELRGDQSELILDHPKLTVRTIPLNHRIPCTGFLIKEQPKPKRLKKEKVGELSVRDINILKKGKDVVNEAGEVKFKNSDYTLPAKRSRSYAYCSDTKYNEDIIPLVKEVDLLYHEGTFLHENLERAEATYHTTAKQAGIFAQKSKVGQLLIGHFSNRYKELDPLLEEAQKEFANTALAQEGQVFTIEE